The window GGCTTGCTTAGAAGCCTTTCCACATCATCAGAAATCTCTTCCAAATCGTCAGTCGATAGCTGATCGATGAATGCCCGCGGCTTTTGAAGGATGATAGCCATGATCTCAAGGCCTCGCTCCTCTTCATCCTCAATGGACTGGGCGCGGCTGATGGCCCGAGACTGTCCGACTGTTAGAAATTCAGTGAGTTTGATTGCGGTAATTTCCTCTCCCTCAAACTCCATGGGGTAGATCAGTTCGTACTTCAATAGCTCTCCTAGAGGCCAAGGGTGGCCTTGATGT is drawn from Pseudobacteriovorax antillogorgiicola and contains these coding sequences:
- a CDS encoding phage tail assembly protein yields the protein MKYELIYPMEFEGEEITAIKLTEFLTVGQSRAISRAQSIEDEEERGLEIMAIILQKPRAFIDQLSTDDLEEISDDVERLLSKPKKNRRRRGGDQIQKTAANSI